The genomic segment CGGCTGGTGGTCCGCGGCGTGACCTCCGTCGATGAAATCAAACGAGTGGTGAAGTAAGGTTGAAGGTTTAAGGTTGAAGGTTTAGCAAACGGCTTCCTTTCATCCCTGAACCTTCGACCCTCAACCTTAAACCTCTTTTCAGGGAGCCTCACTGATGCCCTTGTTCGAGATCGAAACGACCGCGCACATCATGATCGGCTGGGCAGAGAACGACATCGAAGCCCGGGGTTTTGCCCACGAACATTATCCGGAAGAAGAGATCACCCGCGTCAGCAAACGTCCCCGCGACGTGTGGGTGATCTCAAAGCGATTGCTGGGCCTCGAAACCGTCAGCGATCCCTGCGACACCGCCCGCGAATGCCTGGCCCGC from the Planctomicrobium piriforme genome contains:
- a CDS encoding DUF6793 family protein, producing MPLFEIETTAHIMIGWAENDIEARGFAHEHYPEEEITRVSKRPRDVWVISKRLLGLETVSDPCDTARECLARASGDKVHAIRLFMHETGSDLHEAQKMIETNMSLGW